Below is a window of Flavobacterium cyclinae DNA.
AATGTTCTTGTTAGTACTTGGAACGAGTGCTTTAACAAGTTGTGTAGGAGATGATGATTATGTAATTCCTACGGTTTACGAATACGCTTTTACAGATGGTTTCGAAACTAGTTGGGCAGATTGGACTAAATATAGTGCTACAGGTGCTCAAACTTGGCAATTGGACACACAATATGGTAATCCAGGAAACTGTGCAAAAATGTCGGGTTATGCCGGTGGAAATAATGCTAATGAAGATTGGTTAATTTCACCACAAATTGATTTAAGCGGCCTTACAGCAGCAAGTTTATCATTTCAAACAGCTTCTAGATTTACTGGAAATGTTTTAGAAATTAAAATTTCTTCTGATTATGCAGGAGGTGATCCTAATACCGCTACTTGGACAGATTTATCTGCAACTTTAGATGCATCTAATGCTTATACTTGGACAAATTCTGGAAATATTGATATTTCTTCTTTTGCTGGAGGCAATGTATATGTGGCATTTAAATACACTTCAACTTCATCTGCTTCAATGACTTGGGAAGTTGATAATGTTAAAATTACTAAAAACTAAAAGCTATGAAAAATTTAAAATTAGTATTAACAACAGCTGTTTTTGCAACTTTAGTGGGTTGTGTTAATGGCGATGATTATGGCACACCTGATTTATCTAATGATTGTGTTACCATTGCAACTACTAAAGAAGTGTCAGATATAACAAGCATTTCTACAGCAACAACAGTTCAGTACACCACTACTGATGCTATTGATTATATTGAAGCTTATGTTACATCAAGTGATGAAGGTGGAAACTTCTATAAATCAATTTCAATGATGTCGCTTGACGGTTTACAAGGTTTTAGTATGCCAGTAGACAATTATAATTTG
It encodes the following:
- a CDS encoding choice-of-anchor J domain-containing protein, whose amino-acid sequence is MKIKFLKTMFLLVLGTSALTSCVGDDDYVIPTVYEYAFTDGFETSWADWTKYSATGAQTWQLDTQYGNPGNCAKMSGYAGGNNANEDWLISPQIDLSGLTAASLSFQTASRFTGNVLEIKISSDYAGGDPNTATWTDLSATLDASNAYTWTNSGNIDISSFAGGNVYVAFKYTSTSSASMTWEVDNVKITKN